The nucleotide sequence TCATTCGCACTCCGGCGGATGCGCAGGCGGCCTCGAAACGGTTCAACTACCTCATCTTCAGGAACGATCAGGTGATCGGAGACCGGCGCGTCGTCAAAGGGCTGGAGGAATTCTTCGACCTCATCGATCGCACACCCGCGGGCCGAATCGTGCCGAAGGTTCAGAGGTATCGGGGGCTCGGCTATGCGATCGCCTGGGTCGACAGCCTGAGCGAAACACGGATCGAAGACTGGAGCACCGCCCGAACCAAGGCGCTCGAGATGCTTCGGCGAGATCGAGCCGTTCGCACCATCGCGGCCCGCCGCGCCGCGCTGGATTCGCTCGCGCGGTCCGGCTGGTCGCTCGACAGTCTTGGTGCATTGCGCGGTGGGCTCGAAACGCGATCACTCGAAGGGGAGGGCCGCGCGTTGATTCAGCTCGGTGGAGCAAGTGTGGTCGACTCGTTGATCTTCGGCAGCGCGGTGAGACCGGCTGCGCTCGATCCGGGCGACATTTCCGACTGGGTGACGTTTCCGGAAGGCATCGCGCGCATCCGGCTGGACGCCCGCGTGCTTCCAGATGCGGTCATCGTCGACGATCGGATCGAGCGCGCCTGGAAGGCCCGGGCTGAGCGGCAGCTGTTCGATCAGTTCGAAAGCCTCAAGCAGCGTTACCCGGTGAACATCCTCGATTTCGACCTCTCGCAGGTGGCGGTTCCGATGCCGTCGGAGCGTTGAGGGGACGCAGCCGGCCGGATTCCAGCCAGGTGGAAAAGCTCCGACCGGTCGCGTTTTGCCACGCGTCCGTGCGGGTCGCACGCCGGGGCGTGATTTCACCCGATTTTGGCCACCACCGGCGTCCCTAACTCCATCAGGCGTTAGCCCGGAGCGCAATTCGTGGCTGGTATGGTCCCTGCACTCCGGAACCGGTGGACATCCTTCTGAGAGCGAGATCATGGCCATCGATACCACCATCACCGGCACCATTCCCCAGCGCATCGTCCTGGTCGACTTCGACTGGGAGGATGCGGATCTGGTGCCGCGGCTGGTCCGACACCCGGGTTCTTCGGTGCGACTGGTGGCCGGAACCCGTGCCGACGACCCCGGGATGCGACTGGCCGAGCTGTGCGGACTGCCTCGTACGACCGACCTGGCCGATCTGACGAGAGAGATCTTCGACGTCGCACTGGTGAGCGAGCGCAGCCCTCGACGGCCGCAGATCGAGGGCCTGCTGCTGGCGCTCGGCACTCCGACGCTCGACCCGCGCGCGTTTCTGGAGGGCGGCGGCGTGAGCGGCATGATTCCGCCCGCGCCACATGCGCCGCTCGCGCTCCACGCTGCGGCCTTCGAAGACGCGATCGGTGGCGAGAACTTCGACGCAATCGTCGAACAGGCGCTGCCCGACTTGCTGGACGCGGATCCGCTGCGCCCCCACGCGCGGAACTCTTCTCGTCGCATGCACGTCGAAAGCCTCGAGGACTTCCCGAGCGCCGAAGACCGCGGGCTGCTCGAGTCCGCGCTGCGCGAAGCAATGCTCGCCACCGGGGCGGGGCGGGCCGAACTTCACGTCGGCACTGTCGGGCACATGGAAATGGTCGTCCAGGTCGGACCCGATGACGCCCTGCTCAAGGGACTCGTCGCGCTCGCAATCGAACTGGGCACCCCGCAGGTCGTGACCAGCGTCACCGGAAGTGAGGAAGGCCGAGTGTGGGGTGCATGGCCCTTCCGCACCGCGCAGCGCCGTGGTGTGGTGGCGGCTGCCGCCATGCCACCGCAGACCGACTGGTCGGCCTGGCAACGGACGGTCGAGGACCTGCGCACCTCCTGGGACAAGGAAGACCGCGCGATGGCCGGCCCCGCGTTCCCGATGCTCCCGGATGCTGAGATGTCGTGGCTCGAACGCGATGAGTTCGTCGTGCGGCTCGAACTCGCGGTCGATCGACATCGCCGCGACGGCCTGAGGTTCGCGCTGCATCGCCTGCGCTTTCCGATGTCGACCGTCGCGGTCGATCAGCTCGCCAGCGAGCTGCCCGCTCAATTGCGAGACACCGATTGCATCTGTCGGCCCTCGAGTCAGCGCATCCTGCTCCTGACCGGCGGCTCGAAGGATCAGTTCCCGTTTCTGCGGCGAAGAATCCTCGCGCTGTGGCAACGGGTGTGGCTCGAGCTCGGGCTCGAGCGACCGATTCCGGGCATCTCGGACGAACGCATCGAGATGCTCAGTGCGGATCACGCCGCGGGATTCCTCGCCGGCGCGCTCGCGTGGCTGGACGACACGGGGGCCTGATTCCGCGACGGTTGCCGGGCGCGCGCGGCGCGTGTCATTCTCGCCCGCCCCATGACGACCGTCTCCGCGCCCACGATCCGCCGACTGGCCCCCGACACCGCTGCGCGTATCGCCGCAGGTGAGGTGATCGAGCGTCCGTTGTCGGCGCTCAAGGAGATCCTCGAGAACGCGCTCGACTCGGGCGCCCGCCGTATCGAGGTGGTCGTCGAACGCTCGCTCGATCATCGGTTCTCGGTCGCGGACGACGGGCACGGCATCGGCGCGAACGAGCTGGAACTGTCGCTCGAGCGACACGCGACCAGTAAGCTCACGGCGCTCGAGGACCTCGATCATCTGCGCACGCTCGGATTTCGCGGCGAGGCGTTACCGAGCATCGCGGCAGTGAGTCGGTTGACGCTCACCAGTCGTCCGCCGGATGCCGATGCGGCCGCGCAGTTGATGGCGGACGCGGGATCGATCACGGCGCTCGGCACCGCGGCACGTGCACACGGCACCACCGTCGAAGTCCGAGATCTGTTCTTCAATACCCCTGCGCGTCGCAAGTTCCTCAGCTCACCCGCCGGCGAATTGCGTGCGGCGCTTCGGTTGGTCGAGCACTACGGGCTTGCGTACCCGGAGGTCGCGTTCCGGGTCGTCGTGGACGGACGCCAGCGGCTCGACTGGGCGGCGGCCGCCGGCCAGGGACTGGCCGCGATCCGGGAACGTGCGACCTCGGCATGGGGCGCGCGACACGCCGGCCAGCGACTCGAAGTCGAGGCCGAGAAGAACGGCGTGCGGCTCACAGCTCTGCTCGGCCTGCCTGAGCACGGCCGAGCGAATCGAGAGGGGCAGACGTTCCTCATCAATCGTCGCTGGATCCAGAGCCCTCTGCTGTCGCAGGCATTGCGCCAGGCCTATGGAAATCTGTTGCCCGCGGGGCGCTTCCCGGCCGCGGCGCTATGGCTCGACGTGCCATCGGACCGGCTCGACGTGAACGTGCATCCCACGAAGCGCGAGGTGCGATTCGCGGACGATGACACCGTATTCTCGCTGGTGGCGGGCGCCTGCGCGCAACAACTGGCGCATCTTCACCCGCCGTTCACCGTGGTCTACGGCACGCAGCCCGAACCCCGATGGGCCGAGCGCGCGAACGCCCCCATCGAAGACCCTTCTCAGCTCGGACTCGAACTGGGATCTGCGCGACCGAGTGGCTCCAGTCTCGTGAGCTCCGCGGGCGCGGCGACGGATCCGGACGCTTCGGCACGCTGGGGGGAAGCGGGCGGCGCGGGCATCGTACGTGATGCGTCGCGTGCTTCCGAGGGCGGCGAGTTCGCGATGGCGGGCGCGTCGAGCGCCGGTCCCGCCCCTGCCGGGCTCGGCGAGCCCGAACTCTGGCAACTGCATCGCACGTATATTCTCGCACCGGTGCGCGGCGGGCTCGTGATCATCGACCAGCACGCCGCACATGAGCGCGTCTTGTTCGAGGAGGCAATGACGCGCTTGACGGGCCGCCCCGGAGTCTCCCAGCGCATGCTGTTTCCAACCACCGCAGACCTGACACAGGACCGATTCGACTTGCTGCTCGAACTCGGCCCGTGGCTCGAGATGCTGGGATGGGACCTGAGCCCCCTGAGTCCGCCGACGGTGGCAATCCAGGGGACTCCTCCGAATGTCGGTCCCGAACATGCGGTGGAATTGCTTCAAGACCTCCTCGATGGGGTAGGGGAGTCGACCGGACGCGACGCGCTTGCCGATGTCGCCGAACGCGTCGCTCGCTCGTTCGCCTGCCATGCGGCGGTGCGAGCCGGGGACCCGCTGACGCTCGACGAGATGCGAATGCTGGTCGATCGGTTGTTCGCGACTTCACGGCCGCACGGAGATCCACACGGCCGCCCGACGTTCGTGCGTCTCGATCTCGACGAGCTGCATCGCCGATTCGGTCGATCGTAGGTTGCGGCTGCTCATGGATGCGACGCGCCGATGAAGCCACTCGCGACGAGCCTCACGATTGCGATCGTTGGCGCAACTGCGACCGGCAAGACGGCCGTCGCGGAGCGCGTGGCGGAGCTGACCGGTGGCGAGATCGTGTGTGCGGACTCGCGACAGGTGTTCGCAGAGCTCGACCTGGGTACCGGCAAGCCCTCGATCGCCGAGCGCTCGGCGCGCCCGCATCACCTGTTCGATGCTCTGACGCTCGATGGGCGCGCGAGTGCGGGGTGGTACGCCGAAGCGAGCGCGAAGGCGCGAAACGACGTCCGTTC is from Candidatus Eisenbacteria bacterium and encodes:
- the mutL gene encoding DNA mismatch repair endonuclease MutL produces the protein MTTVSAPTIRRLAPDTAARIAAGEVIERPLSALKEILENALDSGARRIEVVVERSLDHRFSVADDGHGIGANELELSLERHATSKLTALEDLDHLRTLGFRGEALPSIAAVSRLTLTSRPPDADAAAQLMADAGSITALGTAARAHGTTVEVRDLFFNTPARRKFLSSPAGELRAALRLVEHYGLAYPEVAFRVVVDGRQRLDWAAAAGQGLAAIRERATSAWGARHAGQRLEVEAEKNGVRLTALLGLPEHGRANREGQTFLINRRWIQSPLLSQALRQAYGNLLPAGRFPAAALWLDVPSDRLDVNVHPTKREVRFADDDTVFSLVAGACAQQLAHLHPPFTVVYGTQPEPRWAERANAPIEDPSQLGLELGSARPSGSSLVSSAGAATDPDASARWGEAGGAGIVRDASRASEGGEFAMAGASSAGPAPAGLGEPELWQLHRTYILAPVRGGLVIIDQHAAHERVLFEEAMTRLTGRPGVSQRMLFPTTADLTQDRFDLLLELGPWLEMLGWDLSPLSPPTVAIQGTPPNVGPEHAVELLQDLLDGVGESTGRDALADVAERVARSFACHAAVRAGDPLTLDEMRMLVDRLFATSRPHGDPHGRPTFVRLDLDELHRRFGRS